A region of Plantactinospora sp. BC1 DNA encodes the following proteins:
- a CDS encoding GNAT family N-acetyltransferase — MADVAVLAELRGIDGDRLGGYAEWVAAHAETHLPFVAEIDGYVVGAAWLLVAERVPSNESPERWYGDIQSVEVRAEYRNRGVGAALMAAILTEARTRGLLHVTVHSGRRAVDFYLRNGFNQHRQCCSGSRASRDHLSLAPGWSMGRRRHCRDLDPGRTPADCSVKARSPHSGW, encoded by the coding sequence GTGGCGGACGTGGCGGTGCTCGCGGAACTGCGCGGCATCGACGGGGACAGGCTCGGCGGGTACGCCGAATGGGTTGCCGCCCACGCGGAGACCCACCTGCCGTTCGTCGCGGAGATCGACGGGTACGTGGTCGGCGCGGCCTGGCTCCTCGTCGCGGAACGGGTGCCGAGCAACGAGTCGCCGGAGCGGTGGTACGGCGACATCCAGTCGGTCGAGGTGCGTGCGGAGTACCGCAACCGCGGCGTCGGCGCCGCGCTGATGGCCGCGATCCTGACCGAGGCCCGCACGCGGGGGCTGCTGCACGTGACCGTCCACTCCGGACGCCGCGCGGTCGACTTCTACCTGCGCAACGGCTTCAACCAGCACCGCCAATGCTGCTCTGGGAGCCGAGCGTCTCGTGATCACCTCAGCTTGGCTCCGGGGTGGTCCATGGGCCGCCGCCGACACTGCCGTGACCTCGACCCCGGAAGAACTCCGGCTGATTGTTCCGTAAAGGCCCGTTCGCCCCATTCCGGATGGTAG
- a CDS encoding acyltransferase family protein codes for MAVHAALPAAATRPPAGHPSRNGGFRRDIEGLRAVAVLLVVLYHARVPLVGGGYVGVDVFYVISGFVVTTVLLREFATSGSISLPAFYARRARRLLPAAVLTLLVTLVASWLWLPLQTQWIAKQAAASATYSLNFLLAMNNVDYLDAMRRESPLEHFWSLAVEEQFYLVWPLLLIALFAWRLGRRGNRGRGTGRPGNGLPLLIGVGAVAVLSFAFGAWLTIHSPGYAYFVTPARAWELAVGALVALTAGALAGIPGRVAAVMTWAGLAAVAAAALLFDASTQFPGYAALLPVTGVALVIAGGCSAPGGGAAGLLSTGVLQWIGRLSYSWYLWHWPFLILGPAIIGGAGSLGQNLGLAAAALAAAAITYALVENPIRRLPRLESKPRRTLGLAVASSGLVLAVALPMLLLRPTVVGPGAPVDTAATLSSASSAEEELVRLVAASAEATAVPANLSPALPDVTADTPTVFRDGCVVLKITDTAPARPCVYGDPAARQTVVLFGDSHAGSWFPALDEIAHARGWRLVVMVKGFCSAASVRFRLDSIDRPFDECVEWRRNMLEWIADLRPALVVTSSTDFTFGEPVDAFTDRDQVWTDGWIRTLEELGSHAGEVVLINDTPWLPATVLDCLARHLTDARRCHAPVRDAQLEPRRRAMIAAAATQRGVTVIDPTPWFCTASVCPALIGNVVTLRDGNHMPAAYSRLLWRVLDERIGPRLGM; via the coding sequence GTGGCGGTTCATGCCGCTCTGCCGGCCGCCGCGACTCGCCCGCCCGCCGGGCACCCGAGTCGCAACGGCGGATTCCGGCGGGACATCGAAGGGCTGCGGGCGGTCGCGGTACTGCTCGTCGTGCTCTACCACGCCCGGGTACCCCTCGTCGGTGGCGGCTACGTCGGCGTCGACGTCTTCTACGTCATCTCCGGTTTCGTCGTCACCACCGTGTTGTTACGCGAGTTCGCCACCAGCGGCTCCATCTCCCTCCCGGCCTTCTACGCCCGGCGCGCCCGGCGGCTGCTGCCCGCCGCCGTGCTCACCCTCCTCGTCACACTGGTCGCCTCCTGGCTGTGGCTGCCGCTCCAGACGCAGTGGATCGCCAAACAGGCGGCCGCGAGCGCCACCTACAGCCTCAACTTTCTCCTCGCCATGAACAACGTGGACTATCTCGACGCGATGCGGCGGGAGTCTCCCCTGGAGCACTTCTGGTCGCTGGCGGTGGAGGAACAGTTCTACCTCGTCTGGCCGCTCCTGCTCATCGCGCTCTTCGCCTGGCGCCTCGGCCGGCGGGGCAACCGCGGTCGGGGCACCGGTCGCCCCGGCAACGGCCTGCCGCTGCTGATCGGTGTCGGCGCGGTCGCCGTACTCTCCTTCGCCTTCGGGGCCTGGCTCACGATCCACTCACCTGGTTACGCGTACTTCGTCACCCCGGCCCGAGCCTGGGAACTCGCGGTCGGCGCCCTCGTCGCCCTCACCGCTGGCGCCCTGGCCGGAATTCCCGGCCGGGTGGCCGCCGTCATGACCTGGGCGGGGCTGGCGGCCGTCGCGGCAGCCGCGCTGCTCTTCGACGCCTCGACCCAGTTCCCCGGGTACGCGGCGCTGCTGCCGGTGACCGGTGTGGCGCTGGTGATCGCCGGAGGCTGCTCGGCGCCGGGCGGAGGAGCCGCCGGGCTCCTCTCGACGGGGGTGCTCCAGTGGATCGGACGACTCTCGTACTCGTGGTACCTCTGGCACTGGCCCTTCCTGATCCTCGGGCCGGCCATCATCGGCGGCGCCGGCTCGCTCGGGCAGAACCTCGGACTCGCCGCCGCCGCGCTGGCCGCCGCCGCCATCACCTACGCCCTCGTCGAGAACCCGATCCGCCGCCTTCCCCGACTGGAGTCCAAGCCTCGGCGGACGCTGGGGCTCGCCGTGGCGTCGTCCGGGCTCGTCCTCGCCGTGGCGCTACCGATGCTGCTGCTGCGGCCGACGGTGGTGGGGCCAGGGGCACCGGTCGACACCGCGGCGACGCTGTCGTCCGCCAGCTCCGCCGAGGAGGAACTCGTCCGGCTGGTCGCCGCCAGCGCCGAGGCCACCGCGGTACCAGCCAACCTCTCCCCCGCCCTGCCCGACGTCACGGCGGACACCCCCACGGTGTTCCGGGACGGCTGCGTCGTACTGAAGATCACCGACACCGCACCGGCGCGCCCGTGTGTCTACGGCGACCCGGCGGCGCGGCAGACCGTCGTACTCTTCGGCGACTCGCACGCGGGAAGCTGGTTCCCCGCCCTGGACGAGATCGCGCACGCCCGCGGGTGGCGCCTCGTGGTGATGGTCAAGGGATTCTGCAGCGCGGCCTCGGTACGGTTCCGTCTCGACTCCATCGACCGTCCGTTCGACGAGTGTGTCGAGTGGCGCCGGAACATGCTGGAGTGGATCGCCGACCTGCGGCCGGCGCTGGTGGTCACCTCCTCCACCGACTTCACCTTCGGCGAACCGGTCGACGCCTTCACCGACCGGGACCAGGTCTGGACCGACGGCTGGATCCGCACCCTGGAGGAGCTCGGATCCCATGCCGGCGAGGTTGTGCTGATCAACGACACACCCTGGTTGCCGGCGACGGTTCTGGACTGCCTCGCCCGGCACCTGACCGACGCGCGCCGCTGCCACGCACCGGTACGGGACGCGCAACTGGAGCCGCGACGACGCGCGATGATCGCCGCCGCCGCGACGCAGCGCGGAGTCACCGTCATCGACCCGACGCCGTGGTTCTGCACGGCGTCGGTCTGCCCGGCCCTGATCGGCAACGTCGTCACACTCCGGGACGGCAACCACATGCCGGCCGCCTACTCCCGGCTGCTGTGGCGGGTCCTGGACGAACGGATCGGCCCGCGCCTCGGGATGTGA
- a CDS encoding PadR family transcriptional regulator codes for MDISEQTFLILSALADQPRHGYAVVTEVDEMTGGRIRLRAGTLYGALDRLVTQGLIAPDHDEVEKGRLRRFYRLTEAGAEALRAESRRMASAVRLAEERLNKRAARNAPNLGTVG; via the coding sequence ATGGATATCAGCGAACAGACGTTCCTGATCCTCTCCGCCCTCGCCGACCAGCCCCGTCACGGCTACGCCGTCGTGACGGAGGTCGACGAGATGACCGGCGGCAGGATCCGGTTACGGGCTGGCACCCTCTACGGGGCCCTCGACCGCCTGGTCACCCAGGGGCTCATCGCCCCCGACCACGACGAGGTGGAGAAGGGCCGGCTACGCCGCTTCTACAGACTGACCGAAGCGGGGGCGGAGGCCCTCCGCGCCGAGAGCCGGCGGATGGCCAGCGCGGTCCGGCTCGCCGAGGAACGCCTCAACAAGCGGGCCGCCCGCAACGCCCCGAACCTCGGGACCGTCGGATGA
- a CDS encoding RNA polymerase subunit sigma-70 — MMSADTRLEELGVSGLGEIDEPAFAGLAERHRRELHVHCYRMLGSFEDAEDTVQETFLRAWRRRETFEGRSTFRAWLYRIATNACLDLLAKCRPEPATGGEVLWLQPYPDRLLDELPAADADEPETLAVARETIELAYLVAVQHLAPRPRAVLILRDVLGWPAKDVAELLGDSVNSVNSALQRARAGMREHLPAERQDWTGGEEDAGTRELVRRFTEASVATDIGRLAAMLREDVRCSMPPTPGLYVGRDAVLNNWVEDGFEGMTGLRAVPTSVNRQPAVAFYHWRERDGAYLPLTIDVLRVTGGAITEIITFHDDQFPRLGLPERLPADGTE; from the coding sequence GTGATGAGTGCGGACACGCGGCTGGAGGAGCTGGGCGTGAGCGGGCTGGGCGAGATCGACGAACCGGCGTTCGCGGGGCTGGCGGAGCGGCACCGGCGGGAGCTGCACGTGCACTGCTATCGGATGCTCGGGTCGTTCGAGGACGCCGAGGACACCGTGCAGGAGACGTTCCTGCGCGCCTGGCGGCGGCGGGAGACCTTCGAGGGGCGGTCGACGTTCCGGGCCTGGCTGTACCGGATCGCCACCAACGCCTGCCTGGACCTGCTCGCCAAGTGCCGCCCGGAGCCGGCGACCGGCGGCGAGGTGCTGTGGCTACAGCCCTACCCGGACCGGCTGCTCGACGAGCTGCCCGCGGCCGACGCGGACGAGCCGGAGACCCTTGCCGTCGCGCGCGAGACGATCGAACTGGCGTACCTGGTGGCGGTCCAGCACCTCGCGCCCCGCCCACGGGCCGTGCTGATCCTGCGGGACGTGCTCGGCTGGCCGGCGAAGGACGTCGCGGAGCTCCTCGGGGACTCCGTCAACTCCGTGAACAGCGCCTTGCAGCGGGCCCGCGCCGGCATGCGGGAGCACCTGCCCGCCGAGCGGCAGGACTGGACCGGCGGCGAGGAGGACGCCGGCACCCGCGAGCTGGTACGCCGCTTCACCGAGGCCAGCGTGGCCACGGACATCGGCCGGCTCGCCGCGATGCTGCGCGAGGACGTCCGCTGCTCGATGCCGCCCACCCCGGGCCTGTACGTCGGCCGCGACGCGGTGTTGAACAACTGGGTCGAGGACGGCTTCGAGGGCATGACGGGTCTGCGCGCCGTCCCCACCTCGGTGAACCGGCAGCCGGCCGTCGCCTTCTACCACTGGCGGGAGCGGGATGGCGCGTACCTGCCGCTGACGATCGACGTCCTGCGCGTCACCGGCGGGGCGATCACCGAGATCATCACCTTCCACGACGACCAGTTCCCGCGGCTCGGGCTGCCGGAGCGCCTGCCGGCGGACGGCACGGAGTAG
- a CDS encoding DUF6069 family protein — translation MNSMDDTRVVTAPASGRVSHTHRLRRLAGTGLVATLAAVVATTLAAALAGAAGVDFEIPEGGETIPLSGFAVVTGFFSVVGIGIAAALLRWSARPAERFVWTAVSLTAISMVPPFLAGANTATTAALLGLHLVPAAVMIPSLARALRTLAD, via the coding sequence ATGAACAGCATGGATGACACCCGCGTCGTCACAGCCCCGGCATCGGGCCGGGTCAGCCACACGCACCGACTCCGCAGGCTCGCCGGCACCGGCCTCGTTGCCACGCTCGCGGCGGTGGTGGCCACCACCCTCGCCGCCGCGCTCGCCGGGGCCGCTGGCGTCGACTTCGAGATCCCCGAGGGTGGCGAGACGATCCCGCTCTCCGGGTTCGCCGTGGTGACCGGCTTCTTCTCGGTGGTGGGCATCGGCATTGCCGCCGCTCTGCTGCGGTGGAGCGCTCGCCCCGCCGAGCGGTTCGTCTGGACGGCGGTGTCGCTGACCGCGATCTCGATGGTTCCGCCCTTCCTCGCCGGCGCGAACACCGCCACCACCGCCGCCCTCCTCGGGCTACACCTCGTCCCTGCGGCGGTGATGATCCCCAGCCTGGCGCGGGCCCTCCGCACGCTGGCCGACTGA
- a CDS encoding methyltransferase, producing MTVSTVTGRPAGVDLDFPLLRLPGVYRPQADTALLAETAAAAPIPPGARVLDMYTGSGALAVVAARLGAGEVTAVDVSLRAVMSVRFNAWARGLPVRARRGSLLGPVSATSGRASTEGPYDVVLANPPYVPSPSAAAPTGRDRAWDAGPHGRALLDLFCTAAPGLLSATGFALLVHSHVSGVERSLQMLRAGGLRTSVVARRRVPFGPVMRARAGYLEDAGLIRRGQRHEDLVVIRAEHT from the coding sequence ATGACGGTATCCACGGTCACCGGACGGCCAGCCGGGGTTGACCTCGACTTCCCGCTGCTGCGGCTCCCCGGGGTGTACCGCCCGCAGGCCGACACCGCACTGCTGGCGGAGACGGCGGCTGCCGCGCCGATCCCACCCGGCGCGCGGGTTCTGGACATGTACACGGGTAGCGGAGCCCTGGCGGTGGTGGCGGCCCGACTCGGTGCGGGCGAGGTGACGGCGGTGGATGTCTCCCTGCGGGCCGTCATGTCCGTACGCTTCAACGCCTGGGCGCGTGGGCTACCGGTACGGGCACGGCGCGGCTCGCTCCTGGGGCCGGTCTCTGCCACGTCGGGCCGGGCGTCGACGGAGGGTCCGTACGACGTGGTCCTCGCCAACCCGCCCTACGTGCCCTCGCCCTCGGCGGCGGCGCCGACCGGGCGCGACCGGGCCTGGGACGCCGGACCGCACGGGCGTGCCCTGCTGGACCTGTTCTGTACGGCGGCACCGGGGCTGTTGTCCGCCACGGGCTTCGCGCTGCTGGTGCACTCGCACGTCTCCGGGGTGGAGCGGTCGCTCCAGATGTTGCGTGCGGGTGGCCTACGGACGTCGGTCGTGGCGCGGCGGCGGGTGCCGTTCGGCCCGGTCATGCGGGCTCGTGCCGGCTATCTGGAAGATGCCGGTCTGATCCGGCGTGGGCAGCGGCACGAGGACCTGGTGGTGATCCGTGCCGAGCACACCTGA
- a CDS encoding CDGSH iron-sulfur domain-containing protein encodes MPSTPEPRRVVVVPGGPVLVEGPVELVLPDGTTVCSQRFMVAVCVCRRSKRYPLCDTSHRRRVRVDTENQTVDADNQSSE; translated from the coding sequence GTGCCGAGCACACCTGAGCCGCGTCGGGTGGTCGTGGTGCCCGGCGGGCCGGTACTGGTCGAGGGGCCCGTGGAGTTGGTTCTGCCGGACGGCACCACAGTCTGCTCGCAACGGTTCATGGTGGCGGTATGTGTGTGTCGCCGCAGCAAGCGCTACCCGTTGTGCGACACCAGCCACCGCCGCCGGGTGCGGGTGGACACCGAGAACCAGACGGTGGACGCCGACAATCAGTCGTCCGAGTAG
- a CDS encoding iron-containing redox enzyme family protein, which translates to MRALTDGVAPSPVVNGADPFGDDLQLALHLCYELHYRGFADVDPEWEWDPDLLRLRAELEAVFLAALAEQVEGGSDVTAALEPLLVEPVPGAGVSHFLRDKGEWWQLREYFVVRSIYHHKEAEPHAWVIPRLEGRAKAALVAVEYDEFGAGRAERMHSRLFADLLAAADLSPDYLAYLNQAPACALATVNMMSLFGLHRRWRGALAGHFTAAEITTGPSAQRMDEALARVGADPACRLFYTEHIEADAVHEQVMRRDVLGDLLDRKPELAADVVFGIQATTLLEDRLGEHLLGSWRAGRSALL; encoded by the coding sequence GTGCGTGCCCTGACCGACGGGGTCGCGCCCAGCCCCGTGGTGAACGGCGCCGACCCGTTCGGCGACGACCTCCAGCTCGCGCTGCACCTCTGCTACGAGTTGCACTACCGTGGTTTCGCCGATGTCGACCCGGAATGGGAATGGGATCCCGACCTGCTGCGACTGCGCGCCGAGCTGGAGGCGGTCTTCCTGGCCGCGTTGGCCGAGCAGGTCGAGGGCGGGTCCGACGTGACCGCCGCCCTGGAACCGCTGCTCGTCGAACCGGTGCCCGGCGCCGGTGTCAGCCACTTCCTGCGGGACAAGGGCGAATGGTGGCAGCTGCGCGAGTACTTCGTCGTGCGCTCCATCTACCACCACAAGGAGGCCGAGCCGCACGCCTGGGTCATCCCTCGCCTGGAGGGGCGGGCCAAGGCGGCCCTCGTCGCGGTCGAGTACGACGAGTTCGGCGCCGGCCGGGCCGAACGGATGCATTCCCGCCTCTTCGCCGACCTGCTCGCCGCCGCCGACCTCTCGCCCGACTACCTGGCCTACCTGAACCAGGCACCGGCGTGTGCCCTCGCCACCGTGAACATGATGTCGCTGTTCGGGCTGCACCGACGGTGGCGGGGCGCGCTGGCCGGTCACTTCACCGCCGCCGAGATCACCACCGGTCCCAGCGCCCAGCGGATGGACGAGGCGCTGGCCAGGGTCGGCGCCGACCCCGCCTGCCGGCTCTTCTACACCGAACACATCGAGGCCGACGCCGTACACGAGCAGGTCATGCGGCGCGACGTCCTCGGCGACCTGCTCGACCGCAAACCGGAGCTCGCGGCGGACGTGGTGTTCGGCATCCAGGCGACCACGCTGCTGGAGGACCGGCTCGGTGAGCACCTGCTCGGAAGCTGGCGGGCCGGCCGGTCCGCGCTACTCTGA
- a CDS encoding glutamate--cysteine ligase, giving the protein MSALTMGVEEEFLLVDPACGATLPVAEKVVACASAADLPAGATVQRELRDTQVEAATGVCVTAAELRAHLTAGRRVVAAAARDHGAVAVASASPVLESGGRVPSTLARFVAIDDMYGEVTRDYEACGCHVHVGVPDPDTAVAVVNHLARWLPTLLALSVNSPFYQGRDTGYGSWRIVQQSRFPGSGLAPYFRDHAAFRAEVGRLVECGALADEAQTFWFARPSPKLPTVEIRVADTAATVPEAVLHAMLGRALVRVALDDLRRGREAAPVPAQMAAAAVWSAARYGLAGPGVDLERSRRVPATELVTALLGHVRDALTETGDLPEVHAQLDRLRSDGTGAERQRRVAGTGGLPAVVTDLTLRDESDAPGYSEAAQASEEPHG; this is encoded by the coding sequence ATGAGCGCGCTGACCATGGGTGTCGAGGAGGAGTTCCTGCTCGTCGACCCGGCGTGCGGGGCGACCCTGCCGGTCGCGGAGAAGGTCGTCGCCTGCGCCTCGGCTGCCGACCTGCCGGCCGGGGCGACCGTTCAGCGGGAGCTGCGAGACACCCAGGTCGAGGCGGCCACCGGTGTATGTGTGACCGCCGCCGAGCTGCGCGCGCATCTTACTGCGGGTCGCCGGGTGGTGGCCGCCGCCGCCCGCGACCACGGAGCGGTCGCGGTGGCCAGCGCCTCTCCGGTACTGGAGTCCGGTGGCCGGGTGCCATCGACCCTGGCCCGCTTCGTCGCCATCGACGACATGTACGGTGAGGTGACCCGCGATTACGAGGCGTGTGGCTGCCACGTACACGTCGGGGTGCCCGACCCGGACACGGCGGTCGCCGTGGTGAACCACCTCGCCCGCTGGCTGCCGACCCTCCTGGCGCTCTCGGTCAACTCGCCCTTCTACCAGGGCCGGGACACCGGCTACGGCAGCTGGCGAATCGTCCAGCAGTCGCGCTTCCCCGGCTCCGGACTGGCGCCGTACTTCCGGGATCACGCCGCCTTCCGGGCGGAGGTGGGCCGGCTCGTGGAGTGCGGCGCGTTGGCTGACGAGGCGCAGACGTTCTGGTTCGCCCGCCCGTCGCCCAAGCTGCCCACCGTGGAGATTCGGGTCGCCGACACCGCGGCCACCGTGCCGGAGGCGGTCCTGCACGCGATGCTGGGCCGGGCGCTGGTTCGGGTCGCGCTCGACGACCTTCGTCGCGGACGGGAGGCCGCGCCGGTGCCGGCGCAGATGGCCGCCGCCGCGGTGTGGAGCGCCGCCCGCTACGGGCTGGCCGGTCCCGGCGTCGATCTCGAACGGTCGCGGCGGGTGCCGGCCACCGAACTGGTGACCGCGCTGCTCGGCCATGTGCGGGACGCGCTCACGGAGACCGGAGACCTGCCGGAGGTACACGCACAGCTCGACCGGCTGCGGTCCGACGGCACGGGTGCCGAGCGCCAGCGTCGCGTCGCCGGGACGGGCGGCCTGCCGGCAGTGGTGACCGATCTGACGCTGCGGGATGAATCCGACGCTCCTGGGTATTCCGAAGCGGCCCAAGCCTCGGAGGAACCTCATGGCTAG
- a CDS encoding response regulator transcription factor: protein MISVLVADALPLQRFGFRMLLESTPDTEIVGEAENGAEAVRRTTELHPDVVLMDIRMPGVDGIEATRRIVAAGGRSRVLVLTTFDVDRYALAALRAGASGFLLKDARPEELLAGIRAVAAGDAVIAPPLTRRLLDAFADRLDDDLCGPVWEDPRLDSLTDREREILVAIGHGLTNGEIAQRFTLSESTVKTHVGRVLAKIGARDRIQAVILAYDLRLTRPI from the coding sequence ATGATCTCTGTGCTCGTGGCGGACGCCCTGCCGCTGCAGCGCTTCGGGTTCCGCATGCTGCTGGAGAGCACCCCCGACACCGAGATCGTCGGCGAGGCCGAGAACGGCGCCGAGGCCGTTCGGCGGACCACCGAGCTGCATCCCGACGTGGTGCTGATGGACATCCGCATGCCGGGCGTCGACGGGATCGAGGCCACCCGGCGCATCGTCGCCGCCGGTGGACGTTCACGGGTCCTGGTGCTGACGACGTTCGACGTGGACCGGTACGCGCTCGCCGCGCTGCGGGCCGGGGCGAGCGGTTTCCTGCTCAAGGACGCCCGCCCGGAGGAGCTGCTCGCCGGCATCCGGGCCGTCGCCGCCGGAGACGCGGTGATCGCGCCGCCGCTGACCCGGCGGCTGCTCGACGCGTTCGCCGACCGGCTCGACGACGACCTCTGCGGGCCGGTGTGGGAGGACCCCCGGCTGGACTCCCTGACCGACCGGGAACGCGAGATCCTCGTCGCCATCGGCCATGGCCTGACCAACGGCGAGATCGCGCAACGGTTCACGCTGTCGGAGTCGACAGTGAAGACCCACGTCGGGCGGGTCCTCGCCAAGATCGGCGCACGGGACCGGATCCAGGCCGTCATCCTCGCCTACGACCTGAGACTCACCCGGCCGATCTAG
- a CDS encoding monooxygenase, which produces MTKPDSPLWRFGAATTALATAFAVAACGSDADNTAAPAAAGSHSAHAGGSSAPPQPLRAGERFVDLKMAEAYTPAPPEGGGTDEYRCQVIDPGLTKAQYLTGTQFMPENVAIAHHAIVYAVPPGGAAAVREQDAKTPGLGWQCFGGTGVDGAEVEDGDAAWVDTWAPGATETLLTHDAGYKLEPGSLVILQIHYNLLATDGKPAGSDRSAVRLRLTDGTPQTRELVTWSLDAPIDLPCAADESGPLCDRAASIADVTRRFGPEVGDMADDQLEECGQSAPKPGDTQTCDHKVPAPTTLFAGFGHMHLLGRAIKVELNPGTPNAKVVLDVPQFDFDNQRLMTLPSPVEIGPEDTLRVTCRHDAGLRKRLPQLSKLPPRYVVWGDGTSDEMCIGIMTVSPRKS; this is translated from the coding sequence ATGACGAAACCTGATAGCCCACTGTGGAGGTTCGGGGCGGCAACCACGGCGCTGGCGACGGCGTTCGCTGTCGCCGCCTGCGGGTCGGACGCCGACAACACTGCGGCGCCCGCTGCGGCCGGCTCGCACAGCGCGCACGCGGGCGGGTCGTCGGCTCCACCGCAGCCGCTGCGCGCCGGCGAGCGGTTCGTCGACCTGAAGATGGCCGAGGCCTACACGCCCGCGCCGCCGGAGGGCGGCGGCACGGACGAGTACCGGTGCCAGGTGATCGATCCGGGCCTGACCAAGGCGCAGTACCTGACCGGCACTCAATTCATGCCGGAGAACGTCGCCATCGCGCACCACGCCATCGTGTACGCGGTGCCGCCGGGCGGCGCTGCCGCGGTGCGCGAGCAGGACGCGAAGACCCCCGGCCTCGGCTGGCAGTGCTTCGGCGGGACCGGCGTGGACGGTGCCGAGGTAGAAGATGGGGACGCAGCGTGGGTGGACACCTGGGCGCCGGGTGCCACGGAGACGCTGCTCACCCACGACGCCGGCTACAAACTGGAGCCGGGCAGCCTGGTCATCCTCCAGATCCACTACAACCTGCTCGCGACCGATGGCAAGCCGGCCGGGTCGGACCGTTCGGCGGTGCGGCTGCGGCTGACGGACGGCACGCCACAGACCCGGGAACTCGTCACGTGGTCGCTCGACGCGCCGATCGACCTGCCCTGCGCCGCCGACGAGTCGGGGCCGCTCTGTGACCGGGCGGCCTCGATCGCGGACGTGACGAGGCGGTTCGGGCCGGAGGTCGGCGACATGGCGGACGATCAGCTGGAGGAGTGCGGCCAGAGCGCGCCGAAGCCTGGTGACACCCAGACCTGCGACCACAAGGTGCCGGCGCCGACGACACTCTTCGCCGGTTTCGGCCACATGCACCTGCTCGGGCGGGCCATAAAGGTAGAACTCAACCCGGGCACGCCAAACGCCAAGGTCGTGCTGGACGTGCCGCAGTTCGACTTCGACAACCAGCGGCTGATGACGCTGCCGTCGCCGGTGGAGATCGGTCCGGAGGACACGCTGCGGGTGACGTGTAGGCACGACGCGGGGCTGCGCAAGCGGCTGCCGCAGCTGAGCAAGCTGCCGCCGCGCTACGTGGTGTGGGGCGACGGCACCAGCGACGAGATGTGCATCGGCATCATGACGGTCTCCCCCCGCAAGTCCTGA